In Rhodothermales bacterium, the genomic stretch GGAAGCGCGGTTGCTGGCCCTTGAAAGCGACGGCTCTATTTCGTACGACGTGCTGATCGTGGCAACGGGCTCCGTCTCGAAGTTTTTTGGTTGGCCAGGTCAGCAGCTTCGTGGCGTTCAAGGGCTTTATGGACTTCCCGATCTCGAACGGATGGAGGACACTACGCGCGGTATCGAACGAGCCGTCGTGGTAGGCGGTAGCCTGATCGGCATTGAACTGGCGGAGATGCTTCATGCGCGCCGCATACCGGTCTCGTTCCTGGTTCGCGAGAAGAGTTACATGGATATGTTGTTGCCGGCGGAAGAATCGGAGATGATCAATCGAGAGATACGCGCGCATCATATCGATCTTCGACTCGAAACCGAACTCAAGGAAGTGTCTGGCGACGCCAGCGATCGTGTTCGAGGCGTAACAACGGGCGCGGGCGAGGAGATACCCTGCCAGTTTGTCGGCCTGGCCACGGGTGTGACGCCAAACATAGCCGTCGCACGGGGATCGCCGATCGCCTGCCAGCGCGGCATTCTGGTGGACGAATTTCTGGAGACCAATGTACCGGGCGTCTACGCTATCGGGGATTGCGCGGAGTTCCGGAGGGATGGCCTCGGGTACCGCCGCATCGACCAGCTCTGGTACACGGGTCGGCACCAGGGTAGAAGCGTTGCGCGCACCGGGTTTTATCCGATCCTGGGCAATCGCGTGTGGTGTCGCTTCGGCTGCCCCATGGCGGCCATTCTCGGCATGCTTCAGAAGTGGTTCTCCCGCTTTCGAATCACGACCAACGGCGGTCAGTGCATTTCGTGCGGGAATTGCTCGACGTATTGCGAGATGGGCATCGACGTCCGCTGGTACGCGCAGCGCGGGCAAAACGTCGTACGATCGTCGTGTGTGGGCTGCGGCATCTGCGCATCCGTCTGCCCCCGAGGCGTGCTCAAATTAGAGAATGGCCCGCTCGATCAGCGATACAACGGTCCGGTGCTAATCCATAACAACCACGTTTCCGTGGTGCACGTCGCCGCGACACGTCCTCCCTCCATTGGCCGGTTTCCACGTGTGCAGGAGGACATCCCGATACTGGGAGACCACGATTGGGAATACTAACAGATCCCCCTACCAGATGCGTTGCAAATGTCTTGAACAAGGCCTGCCTCTAACACACAAACCGCCATGACTCGCGTACTCCTTCTGTTGTCGATCGCGTTGAGTACCCTTTTCGTTCGCCAGGCCACCGCGCAGTCGGTGGAGACGTTCTACGATGAAGTCGATCGTTTCCTGGCGAAGCATGTGCATGATGGCTCTGTCGCCTACCGTCCGATCCAGGCCAAGCCGAACGACCTGGACGCACTGATCGCACTGATCGGAGCCCTTCCCGTCGCGCGACTCGACGATGCCGATCGAAAGGCGGTACTGATTAACGCCTACAACCTGTTCACCATCCAACAGGTGGTGACCCATTACCCGATAGCGTCGCCGCTGGATGTCCTCGACTTCTTCGACCGGCCCGCGTTCACGCTCGAAGGCAAGCGGCTCTCCCTCAATACGCTTGAGAAAACCGAACTCTTCGCGCGGTACCCCGATCCAAGAATGCACTTCGTGCTCGTTTGCGCCGCGGCCGGATGCCCTTCCCTGACCAGTGTCGCCTATCGAGGCGCTACCATCGATGCGCAGCTCGATGTTCGTACCCGGCTGGCGCTCGACGACCCCAAACATATT encodes the following:
- a CDS encoding FAD-dependent oxidoreductase — translated: MDSIKKRVVIIGNGVAGVTAARFIRKWSDHVITIISSETDYFFSRPALMYIFMGHLRMEDTRPYANDFWQKNRIDLLRDHVVAIDTEARLLALESDGSISYDVLIVATGSVSKFFGWPGQQLRGVQGLYGLPDLERMEDTTRGIERAVVVGGSLIGIELAEMLHARRIPVSFLVREKSYMDMLLPAEESEMINREIRAHHIDLRLETELKEVSGDASDRVRGVTTGAGEEIPCQFVGLATGVTPNIAVARGSPIACQRGILVDEFLETNVPGVYAIGDCAEFRRDGLGYRRIDQLWYTGRHQGRSVARTGFYPILGNRVWCRFGCPMAAILGMLQKWFSRFRITTNGGQCISCGNCSTYCEMGIDVRWYAQRGQNVVRSSCVGCGICASVCPRGVLKLENGPLDQRYNGPVLIHNNHVSVVHVAATRPPSIGRFPRVQEDIPILGDHDWEY
- a CDS encoding DUF547 domain-containing protein, encoding MTRVLLLLSIALSTLFVRQATAQSVETFYDEVDRFLAKHVHDGSVAYRPIQAKPNDLDALIALIGALPVARLDDADRKAVLINAYNLFTIQQVVTHYPIASPLDVLDFFDRPAFTLEGKRLSLNTLEKTELFARYPDPRMHFVLVCAAAGCPSLTSVAYRGATIDAQLDVRTRLALDDPKHIKNGARDGDLNLSELFSWYQADFSREGSVIDYINRFRTHPIAPTATISYIPYDWRLNDLGGSDRR